In Erigeron canadensis isolate Cc75 chromosome 6, C_canadensis_v1, whole genome shotgun sequence, the following are encoded in one genomic region:
- the LOC122603545 gene encoding nuclear transcription factor Y subunit C-3-like: MDPQGHCQPQASNILSQLPYATNPHDSTQMNGTPGRGAVTQPTAAQLAQQQLAYQQMQQQQQQQLQQQLQSFWSNQYREIENVTDFKNHSLPLARIKKIMKADEDVRMISAEAPIVFARACEMFILELTLRSWNHTEENKRRTLQKNDIAAAITRTDIFDFLVDIVPKEDVKEESITSMPNVGVPVGGPSDTFPYYYMPSQQSPQSATPGLMSNKSLLDPGLFAAQQPPPYINPALWSQPPQLPQSPSDS, from the coding sequence ATGGATCCTCAAGGGCATTGTCAGCCCCAAGCTAGCAACATTTTGAGTCAGTTGCCATATGCAACAAACCCACATGATTCGACCCAAATGAATGGTACTCCGGGAAGAGGAGCCGTGACCCAACCCACTGCGGCCCAATTAGCCCAACAACAATTAGCCTATCAACAAATgcaacaacaacagcaacaacaactTCAACAACAACTCCAATCATTCTGGTCAAACCAATATCGGGAAATTGAAAACGTGACTGACTTCAAAAATCACAGCCTTCCATTAGCAAGAATCAAGAAAATAATGAAAGCAGACGAGGACGTAAGAATGATATCAGCAGAAGCGCCCATTGTGTTTGCAAGAGCGTGTGAAATGTTCATATTGGAATTAACTTTACGGTCTTGGAATCATACTgaggaaaataaaagaagaacgTTACAAAAGAACGACATTGCTGCTGCAATCACGAGAACtgatatttttgattttttggttgATATAGTACCAAAAGAGGATGTTAAAGAAGAATCTATAACATCTATGCCAAATGTAGGTGTGCCGGTTGGAGGCCCTTCTGATACGTTTCCTTATTATTACATGCCATCTCAACAGTCACCACAATCGGCTACACCCGGATTGATGTCAAACAAGAGTCTGCTTGATCCTGGTCTTTTTGCAGCACAACAGCCTCCACCTTACATTAATCCAGCATTATGGTCACAGCCACCTCAATTGCCTCAGTCACCCTCAGATTCATAa
- the LOC122603544 gene encoding peptide deformylase 1A, chloroplastic-like, translated as MERIQRLTHHLSPSPLVGIFPTLSKTSPFHKPFSTIHCQHKPNFSNLHLINKNNNRGLTTSTGPVQAGWFLGLGEKKKDYVIDVPEIVKAGDPVLHEPAQEVRVEEIGSERIQKIIDDMVKVMRGAPGVGLAAPQIGIPLQIIVLEDTEEYIGYAPKQETKAQDRRPFDLLVIINPKLQKKGNKSALFFEGCLSVDGFRAMVERFLDVEVTGLDRNGQPIKVTAFGWQARILQHECDHLSGTLYVDKMVKKTFRTVENLQLPLASGCPKLGVR; from the exons ATGGAACGAATTCAGCGGCTAACACACCATCTGTCACCGTCACCACTCGTCGGAATATTTCCTACACTTTCCAAAACCAGCCCATTTCATAAACCCTTTTCCACAATTCATTGCCAACACAAACCCAACTTTTCAAACCTGCATTTgatcaacaaaaacaacaacagaGGCCTCACTACTTCAACTGGACCGGTTCAGGCCGGTTGGTTTTTGGGTTTGGGCGAGAAGAAAAAGGATTATGTAATTGATGTACCGGAGATTGTGAAAGCGGGTGACCCGGTACTTCATGAACCTGCCCAAGAAGTACGGGTTGAGGAAATCGGGTCGGAGCGGATACAAAAGATAATAGATGATATGGTGAAAGTAATGAGGGGAGCACCTGGTGTTGGCCTTGCTGCTCCCCAAATTGGTATTCCTTTACAA ATTATTGTATTGGAGGACACTGAAGAATACATCGGGTATGCACCAAAACAAGAGACCAAGGCACAAGACAGACGCCCTTTCGATCTTTTG GTGATTATCAACCCAAAACTCCAAAAGAAGGGCAACAAATCAGCACTCTTTTTCGAAGGCTGCTTGAG TGTTGATGGATTTAGAGCAATGGTTGAAAGGTTCTTAGACGTAGAAGTTACAGGCTTAGATAGAAATGGGCAGCCAATAAAGGTGACTGCTTTTGGCTGGCAGGCTCGTATTTTACAACACGAATGTGATCATCTATCAGGAACTCTTTATGTTGACAAGATGGTTAAAAAAACATTCAGGACTGTAGAAAACTTGCAGTTGCCGCTGGCTAGTGGCTGTCCTAAGCTTGGTGTTCGGTAG
- the LOC122603546 gene encoding G patch domain and ankyrin repeat-containing protein 1 homolog: MSNSEACSSSSTAIPIASSNIGFQLLKKHGWKEGTGLGISQQGRLEPVQTHIKKNKRGLGAAPVIDKPRKKTEDQNNATSDNANDKLSKRSKAKMSKKLKKAQELEKQLQEKEFERAFYREFWPDNV, encoded by the exons ATGTCAAATTCGGAagcttgttcttcttcttcaactgcAATTCCAATCGCCTCATCTAATATTGGTTTTCAG ttATTGAAGAAACACGGATGGAAAGAAGGAACTGGCCTAGGTATTTCTCAGCAG GGCCGATTAGAGCCTGTGCAGACTCATATAAAGAAGAATAAACGAGGTTTAGGAGCAGCACCGGTTATAGATAAACCACGGAAAAAGACAGAAGATCAAAACAACGCGACTTCTGATAATGCTAACGATAAG TTATCTAAAAGAAGTAAAGCGAAAATGTCAAAGAAGTTGAAGAAAGCTCAAGAACTTGAAAAGCAGTTACAGGAGAAGGAATTTGAACGTGCATTCTATAGAGAGTTTTGGCCGGATAACGTCTGA